From Pseudomonas sp. AN-1:
GCGCCATCACCGAGAACGGCGGCATCGTGCCGACCACCTCGGTGGGCAACTCCGCCAGCTTCACCGAAGCCGACGTGGTGATCGTCGAGCTGAACCTGGCCCACCCGGCCGCCCTGGAAGGCCTGCACGACATCTACCTGCCGGCCAAGCGCCCGGAGCGCGGCCCGATCCCGCTGGTCAACGGCCAGGATCGCATCGGCACCCCGTACATCCCCTGCGACCCGGCGAAGATCGCCGCCATCGTCATCACCGACCAGGAAGACTCCTACTCCAGCGTCCTGCCGTCCGACGACGAGACCCAGGCCATCGCCGACCACCTGATCGCCTTCTTCGAGAAGGAAGTCGAGCGCGGCAACCTGAGCCCCAGCCTGCTGCCGCTGCAGGCCGGCGTCGGCACCATCGCCAACGCCGTGATGAGCGGTCTGCTGAAGTCCAACTTCAGCGGCCTGACCATGTACTCCGAGGTGCTGCAGGACTCCACCTTCGAGCTGTTCGACGCCGGCAAGCTGGTCGCCGCCTCCGGCTGCTCCTTCACCCTGTCCGAGAAGATGTGCCACCACGTGCTGGCCAACCTCGACAAGTACAAGGACAAGCTGGTGCTGCGCCCGCAGGAAATCTCCAACCATCCGGAGATCGTCCGTCGCATCGGCATCATCGGCATCAACACCGCGCTGGAGTTCGACATCTACGGCAACGTCAACTCCACCCACGTCAACGGCACCCACATGATGAACGGCCTCGGCGGCTCGGGCGACTTCACCCGCAACGCCCACCTGGCCATCTTCGTCACCAAGTCCATCGCCAAGGGCGGCGCCATCTCCTCCGCCGTGCCGATGATCCCGCACGTCGACCACAACGAGCACGACGTCGACATCATCGTCACCGAGCAGGGCCTGGCCGACCTGCGCGGCCTGGCCCCGCGCGAGCGCGCCCAGGTGATCATCGACAACTGCGTGCACCCGGACTTCCGCCCGGCCATGCAGGACTACTTCGACCGCGCCTGCGCCACCGTCGGCGGCCAGACCCCGCACATCCTCGCCGAGGCCTTCTCCTGGCACATCAACATGCAGCAGACCGGCCACATGCTGCGCCAGCCGGGTCACTGCGGCCTGCTCTGATCGCCTGATCGGCTGACCGCCGCATAACTGCGCCGCCTTCGGGCGGCGCAGTCGTTTCCGGGCCGCGACCCGCCACGCAGATGCCACGCCGGTCGCAGCGCGGCAGCGCGCGGCTGGCATGCGGCCCTGCGAATCAATACAGTACGCGCCTCGTCCAGAACCACCGGAGTACCCCCGATGCGAAGCACCCTGCTCGCCGCCACCCTCGTCCTGCTCGCCGCCGGCAGCGCCCAGGCCCAGACCCTGGTCGCCACCAGCAACATCCTGGTGCGCGCCCTCGAACGCAGCCTCGACTTCACCTCCGACACCACCACCTCGGTGCGCGACATGAAGGTGGTGCAGGCCGCCCGCGACGACGCCGCCAGCTTCGTCGCCAGCGAAGGCGCGATCCGCGGCGCCCGCCTGGAGGCCGCCCTGCAACTGCTGCGCGCGCGCGTGCCCGAGGCCCAGGCAGCCAGCGACGCCGAACTGGCTCAGGCCCTGCTCGCCCTGTGAGGAGCTGGCGGGCGCTGCTGGGCGGCCTCGTCCTGCTGCTGGGCTGCCTGGCGCCGCCCGCCCACGCCGCCGCACCGGCCGGCCTGCGCCTCGAACTGCAGGGCGCCGGCCTGTCCGCCGCCGAGCG
This genomic window contains:
- a CDS encoding acetyl-CoA hydrolase/transferase family protein, with the translated sequence MYPDRIRLQSLTDKITTAEEAAKLVKNGNTVGMSGFTRAGEAKKLPIAMAERARHEELKITLITGASLGNDMDKLMAESGLLARRMPFQSDAGLRKAINKGEVMFIDQHLSDTAEQLRAGSLPKVDVAIIEACAITENGGIVPTTSVGNSASFTEADVVIVELNLAHPAALEGLHDIYLPAKRPERGPIPLVNGQDRIGTPYIPCDPAKIAAIVITDQEDSYSSVLPSDDETQAIADHLIAFFEKEVERGNLSPSLLPLQAGVGTIANAVMSGLLKSNFSGLTMYSEVLQDSTFELFDAGKLVAASGCSFTLSEKMCHHVLANLDKYKDKLVLRPQEISNHPEIVRRIGIIGINTALEFDIYGNVNSTHVNGTHMMNGLGGSGDFTRNAHLAIFVTKSIAKGGAISSAVPMIPHVDHNEHDVDIIVTEQGLADLRGLAPRERAQVIIDNCVHPDFRPAMQDYFDRACATVGGQTPHILAEAFSWHINMQQTGHMLRQPGHCGLL
- a CDS encoding DUF2388 domain-containing protein, encoding MRSTLLAATLVLLAAGSAQAQTLVATSNILVRALERSLDFTSDTTTSVRDMKVVQAARDDAASFVASEGAIRGARLEAALQLLRARVPEAQAASDAELAQALLAL